The Lacrimispora xylanolytica genome has a segment encoding these proteins:
- a CDS encoding Rrf2 family transcriptional regulator translates to MKISSRFTVAVHILSLISIQKNVLCTSEWIAGSVNTNPVVIRRIMGMLKKAGMVSVTSGTGGASLIRNLNEITLLDVYKAVEVVEEGELFQFQENPNPDCPVGANIQGVLELILISAQEAMERVLKEVTMEELVNHLSKKIES, encoded by the coding sequence ATGAAAATCAGTAGCCGGTTCACAGTAGCGGTTCATATATTGTCTCTCATTTCCATTCAAAAGAATGTGTTATGCACTTCTGAATGGATTGCCGGAAGCGTGAATACCAATCCGGTGGTAATCCGAAGGATTATGGGAATGCTGAAAAAGGCAGGCATGGTCAGTGTTACCTCTGGAACGGGAGGAGCCTCTTTGATCAGGAATTTAAATGAGATCACCCTCCTTGATGTTTACAAAGCTGTGGAGGTCGTAGAGGAAGGGGAGCTGTTTCAGTTTCAGGAGAACCCCAACCCCGATTGCCCGGTAGGAGCAAATATCCAGGGAGTTTTAGAACTGATACTAATCAGTGCCCAGGAAGCCATGGAGCGGGTTCTAAAAGAAGTGACCATGGAAGAGCTTGTGAATCATTTAAGTAAGAAAATTGAATCTTAA
- a CDS encoding DUF4256 domain-containing protein, producing MELSPEQCKELLKTLKARFEKNIAYHKGIAWELVQEKLEAKSDKLWSLYEMERTGGEPDVVGYDDATGEYTFIDCSSESPKGRRSVCYDREALESRKEHKPETSAVDMANSMGIELLTEAQYRELQTLGSFDLKTSSWVKTPDSIRKLGGAVFCDRRYDTVFLYHNGADSYYGVRGFRGILRV from the coding sequence ATGGAGCTATCACCAGAGCAGTGTAAGGAGCTGCTAAAAACATTAAAAGCCAGATTTGAAAAAAATATAGCTTATCATAAAGGGATCGCATGGGAGCTGGTACAGGAAAAGCTGGAAGCAAAATCAGATAAACTCTGGTCACTATATGAGATGGAAAGAACCGGTGGTGAACCGGATGTTGTAGGTTATGATGATGCTACTGGAGAATACACATTTATAGACTGCTCGTCAGAAAGTCCGAAAGGCCGCCGAAGTGTATGCTACGACAGGGAGGCCTTAGAATCAAGGAAAGAACATAAACCGGAGACCAGCGCCGTTGATATGGCAAATTCCATGGGCATAGAGCTTTTAACGGAGGCTCAATATCGGGAACTTCAAACACTTGGAAGCTTTGATTTAAAAACCAGCAGCTGGGTGAAAACCCCGGATTCCATAAGGAAACTGGGAGGTGCTGTTTTTTGTGACCGCCGCTATGATACCGTGTTTTTATATCATAATGGGGCAGATTCATATTATGGTGTCAGAGGCTTTCGAGGTATTTTAAGGGTTTAA
- a CDS encoding NAD(P)-dependent oxidoreductase, whose amino-acid sequence MKIGIIGATGKAGNLITKEALGRGHDVTAIVRNASKVKDTTIHVLEKDVFDLEKSDLEGFDVVVNAFNAAPGEENLHITAGKKLISIFENAGDTRLIVVGGAGSLFVDEDKTLRLIETPDFPEAYVPTAKNMLSNLLDLQNTKGLDWTYISPSAFFDFQGPRTGKYVAGKDNLLANSKGDSYISYADYAIAVVDEIEQPKHRRERFTVGSAD is encoded by the coding sequence ATGAAAATAGGAATCATTGGTGCTACAGGTAAAGCAGGAAACCTTATTACAAAAGAAGCGTTGGGCCGAGGCCATGACGTGACCGCAATTGTAAGAAATGCTTCAAAGGTGAAAGATACTACGATACATGTTCTGGAGAAAGATGTTTTTGATTTGGAGAAAAGTGATTTAGAGGGCTTTGATGTTGTTGTGAATGCATTTAATGCAGCGCCCGGAGAAGAGAACCTTCATATCACAGCTGGGAAAAAGCTTATCAGCATATTTGAGAATGCAGGAGATACCAGATTAATCGTAGTGGGCGGAGCAGGAAGTCTGTTTGTAGATGAGGATAAGACCCTTCGTCTTATTGAGACTCCTGATTTCCCGGAAGCATACGTTCCAACGGCGAAGAATATGTTAAGCAATTTATTGGATTTACAAAATACCAAGGGACTGGATTGGACTTATATCAGCCCATCTGCATTCTTTGATTTTCAGGGCCCGAGAACTGGAAAATATGTAGCTGGAAAAGATAATCTTCTGGCCAATTCCAAGGGAGACAGCTATATAAGCTATGCAGATTATGCCATTGCGGTAGTAGATGAAATAGAACAGCCAAAGCATAGGAGAGAACGTTTTACAGTTGGATCAGCAGACTGA
- a CDS encoding PTS sugar transporter subunit IIA: MGLFDKLTKKFSNTTTVYTPVHGEVISLKDIADGIFSEGILGQGVGIKPLEGVVYAPFDGKVVQIADTKHAICIENHAGVQLMIHVGLDTVNMEGNGFEQQVKVGDTVTGGQQIMTFSIDEIQKAGYPTTAVVVILNSNDYSSIEILGEGHMTKADKLIQIS, translated from the coding sequence ATGGGATTATTTGATAAACTAACAAAGAAATTTTCCAATACCACAACCGTTTACACTCCTGTTCACGGGGAAGTGATCTCTCTTAAAGATATCGCAGACGGCATATTTTCGGAAGGGATTCTGGGGCAAGGGGTTGGCATTAAACCGTTGGAAGGCGTTGTATATGCACCCTTTGATGGAAAGGTAGTTCAGATCGCAGACACCAAGCATGCCATCTGCATCGAGAATCATGCTGGCGTACAGCTCATGATCCATGTAGGACTGGACACGGTCAATATGGAAGGGAATGGATTTGAGCAGCAGGTAAAGGTTGGCGATACGGTAACCGGTGGTCAGCAGATCATGACATTTTCCATAGATGAGATTCAGAAAGCAGGATACCCTACAACTGCAGTGGTGGTGATTTTAAATTCCAATGATTACAGCTCCATTGAAATATTAGGGGAAGGTCATATGACCAAGGCAGACAAGCTAATTCAGATTTCATAA
- a CDS encoding DsbA family oxidoreductase has product MKLKVKVYSDYVCPFCYLGKDQFEKAIKGKEVDVEWLPYELRPRPSEQLDPANEPDKLQLWDNAITPRAKAWNIDMKLPNVSPHPYTDLAHQGFLYARDMGKGADYNQRVFNAFYQEDKNIGEIDVLAKLAAETGLDEAEFKEALLSGKYQKAHKQALKHAYEEAQITSIPTFLIGEERIEGAASKEVFEQVIESELKKIKF; this is encoded by the coding sequence ATGAAGCTGAAAGTAAAGGTGTACTCAGATTACGTCTGCCCCTTTTGCTATTTAGGGAAAGACCAATTTGAAAAAGCAATAAAAGGAAAAGAAGTGGATGTGGAGTGGCTGCCTTACGAACTGCGCCCAAGACCCTCTGAGCAGCTGGACCCGGCAAATGAACCAGATAAATTACAATTATGGGACAATGCCATAACCCCCAGAGCAAAGGCCTGGAACATTGACATGAAGCTTCCCAATGTTTCCCCTCATCCTTACACAGACCTTGCACATCAGGGATTTCTATATGCCAGGGACATGGGAAAGGGAGCAGATTACAATCAACGGGTATTTAATGCCTTTTACCAGGAAGATAAAAATATTGGTGAGATAGATGTTTTGGCAAAGCTTGCAGCAGAGACAGGACTTGATGAGGCAGAGTTTAAGGAAGCATTGCTATCAGGAAAGTACCAAAAGGCCCATAAGCAGGCATTGAAACATGCTTATGAAGAGGCCCAGATCACAAGCATTCCTACATTTTTGATTGGGGAAGAGCGGATAGAAGGTGCTGCCAGCAAAGAGGTTTTTGAACAGGTAATAGAGAGTGAATTAAAGAAAATAAAATTTTAG
- the ascB gene encoding 6-phospho-beta-glucosidase, with protein MSFPKGFLWGGATAANQFEGGWREDGKGDSVCDHMTGGTATTPRYFTNTIKEDTYYPSHEAVDFFHRYKEDIALMAEMGFGVFRLSINWTRIFPRGDEETPNQKGLDFYRSVFEECKKYGIEPLVTISHYELPYHLMDAYSGWTNRKCIDFFLHYCKVLFEEYKDLVKYWLTFNEINCLIMGVGDILSAGIKCEDGPAQVLGLPSTREQLANRFQALHHQFIASAKAVKLGHEINPEFQIGCMVAGGAIYPYTCNPDDILKAQQDMRMNYFCGDVQVRGEYPHFTNRMFKEMGISIAMEEGDANILKEGTVDFYSFSYYMSTCSTVDSEALKAAGNVVMGVNNPYLKSSDWGWQIDPKGLRYLLNELYGRYQIPMMVVENGLGAMDQVEEDGSIHDHYRIDYLREHIKQMEEAIGDGVDLIAFTPWGCIDLVSVSTGEMKKRYGFVYVDKDNDGNGTLDRIRKDSFYWYKEVIASNGETL; from the coding sequence ATGAGTTTTCCAAAAGGATTTTTATGGGGAGGAGCTACGGCTGCCAATCAGTTTGAAGGCGGCTGGAGGGAAGATGGGAAGGGCGATAGTGTCTGTGATCATATGACAGGCGGAACAGCCACAACACCCCGTTACTTTACCAATACTATCAAAGAGGACACCTATTACCCGTCCCATGAAGCGGTGGACTTTTTCCACAGATACAAAGAAGACATTGCACTTATGGCAGAAATGGGCTTTGGAGTGTTCCGCCTCTCCATTAACTGGACCCGCATTTTCCCAAGGGGAGATGAAGAAACACCAAATCAAAAGGGACTTGATTTTTACCGCTCTGTATTTGAAGAATGTAAAAAGTATGGGATTGAGCCATTGGTCACCATATCCCATTATGAGCTTCCTTATCATTTGATGGATGCATATAGTGGCTGGACGAACCGGAAATGCATTGATTTCTTCCTTCACTATTGTAAAGTGTTATTTGAAGAGTACAAGGATCTGGTCAAGTACTGGCTGACCTTTAATGAAATCAACTGTCTTATTATGGGAGTTGGTGATATTTTATCTGCTGGCATTAAGTGTGAAGATGGTCCGGCTCAGGTTCTGGGACTTCCAAGCACAAGGGAGCAGCTGGCAAATCGCTTTCAGGCTCTTCACCATCAATTTATTGCCAGTGCAAAGGCAGTGAAATTAGGTCATGAGATAAATCCTGAATTTCAGATTGGCTGTATGGTGGCAGGCGGTGCCATTTATCCTTACACCTGTAATCCCGATGATATCTTAAAGGCTCAGCAGGATATGAGAATGAACTATTTTTGCGGAGATGTACAGGTGAGGGGAGAATACCCCCATTTTACAAACAGAATGTTTAAAGAGATGGGCATTTCTATTGCCATGGAAGAGGGAGATGCCAATATCCTAAAGGAAGGAACCGTCGACTTCTACAGCTTCAGCTATTATATGAGTACCTGCTCTACCGTTGACAGTGAAGCCCTGAAGGCTGCCGGAAATGTGGTCATGGGCGTAAATAATCCTTATTTAAAATCAAGTGACTGGGGCTGGCAGATTGATCCCAAAGGTTTAAGATATCTCTTAAATGAGCTGTATGGCAGATATCAGATTCCTATGATGGTGGTCGAGAATGGACTGGGAGCCATGGATCAAGTGGAAGAGGATGGCAGCATCCACGATCACTACCGGATTGATTATCTTCGTGAGCATATCAAACAGATGGAGGAGGCCATTGGGGACGGTGTGGATCTCATCGCTTTTACTCCATGGGGCTGTATCGATCTGGTGAGTGTCTCCACTGGTGAGATGAAGAAGCGGTATGGATTTGTATACGTGGATAAAGACAACGATGGAAATGGAACCTTAGACCGGATTCGTAAGGATTCTTTTTACTGGTACAAAGAAGTGATTGCATCAAATGGGGAAACGCTATAA
- a CDS encoding EFR1 family ferrodoxin (N-terminal region resembles flavodoxins. C-terminal ferrodoxin region binds two 4Fe-4S clusters.) — MIFYFSGTGNSLWVAKKLAELQDDQILFIPKLMEEKRGPFSYTLKQDEMLGFVFPVYAWAPPKIVSEFINNLVITNRNDYYTYSVCTCGDHAGLTMNVLSANLLKRNIKLNSGFSVFMPNNYVIDYDLDRKELKDKKLEQAKQRVEDISSLITNKTKDTFDCYSGSLPWFRTYIFNPYFNRFCLGTKKFHVKSNCISCGLCERICPTKNILLKNKYPTWGKDCTKCMACLHRCPVGAIQYGNKTEKRGQYYNPNV; from the coding sequence ATGATATTTTATTTTTCTGGTACTGGGAACAGCTTATGGGTGGCAAAGAAGCTGGCTGAACTTCAAGACGATCAAATATTGTTTATTCCCAAGCTTATGGAAGAAAAGCGTGGGCCGTTCTCATATACCTTAAAGCAGGATGAAATGCTTGGCTTTGTATTTCCAGTCTATGCCTGGGCACCTCCTAAAATAGTATCGGAGTTTATAAATAATCTTGTAATCACCAATCGTAATGACTACTATACATATTCCGTCTGTACGTGCGGAGACCATGCAGGCCTGACCATGAACGTATTGTCAGCAAACCTGCTAAAAAGAAATATCAAGCTAAACAGTGGCTTTTCTGTCTTTATGCCCAATAATTATGTTATTGATTATGATTTAGATAGAAAAGAGTTGAAAGATAAAAAGCTGGAGCAGGCAAAACAGAGAGTCGAAGATATCAGCAGTCTTATCACCAACAAAACAAAGGATACATTCGACTGCTATAGCGGCAGCCTTCCCTGGTTTAGAACTTATATCTTTAATCCTTATTTTAATCGCTTTTGTTTAGGAACCAAAAAATTTCATGTTAAAAGTAATTGTATCTCCTGCGGTTTATGCGAAAGAATTTGTCCAACCAAAAACATTCTGCTAAAAAATAAATATCCTACATGGGGAAAAGACTGCACAAAATGCATGGCATGCTTACACCGCTGCCCGGTTGGGGCCATTCAATATGGAAATAAAACGGAAAAGAGAGGTCAGTATTATAACCCAAATGTTTAA
- a CDS encoding nucleoside hydrolase, which yields MRRIIIDTDCGSDDAVALIMALKSKDIQIEAITTVCGNVPLELATKNALMTIQVTNGQKPPLYAGASKPLMRELVTAVNVHGNDGMGDLDLIHPLLMPENMHAVDAILNMVERYPSEIEIVAIGPVTNIALAIMKEPSIMKKVKHIYSMGTAGFGRGNTTPVAEFNVYVDAEAYDIMLRSEIPITIIGFDICLGDAALNKNDMELLMESGKEEAVFAVKCNQSLLEYNLKRSGEHIVDLPDAVAMGVVLWPEIVTNSAECFSKTCIMDPITYGQVIIDDGAVLAVSDGFTVQKPNSTVCKAIDNQAFKTKMFQSLLQ from the coding sequence ATGAGAAGAATTATAATTGATACGGATTGTGGCAGTGATGATGCAGTTGCTTTAATCATGGCCTTAAAATCAAAGGATATTCAGATTGAGGCAATTACAACTGTTTGTGGGAATGTGCCCCTTGAATTAGCGACAAAGAATGCTTTAATGACGATCCAGGTTACCAATGGGCAGAAGCCACCATTATATGCAGGTGCTTCTAAGCCGCTGATGAGGGAATTAGTAACCGCTGTGAATGTCCACGGGAATGATGGAATGGGAGATTTAGACCTAATCCACCCTTTGTTAATGCCAGAAAACATGCATGCAGTGGATGCCATTTTAAATATGGTGGAACGTTATCCAAGTGAAATTGAAATCGTTGCTATCGGCCCTGTTACCAATATTGCTTTAGCGATTATGAAGGAGCCCTCCATCATGAAAAAGGTAAAGCATATCTATTCCATGGGGACCGCTGGCTTTGGAAGAGGTAATACAACACCGGTTGCCGAATTTAATGTTTACGTTGACGCAGAAGCTTATGACATCATGCTAAGATCGGAAATCCCAATCACCATTATAGGCTTTGACATTTGTCTTGGAGACGCTGCACTGAATAAAAATGATATGGAACTGCTGATGGAGAGTGGGAAGGAAGAAGCCGTTTTTGCAGTTAAATGCAATCAGTCTTTGCTGGAGTACAATCTAAAACGCAGCGGTGAGCATATCGTGGATCTGCCGGATGCAGTGGCCATGGGGGTAGTTCTCTGGCCTGAGATCGTTACGAATTCAGCAGAGTGCTTTTCTAAGACATGTATCATGGACCCAATCACCTATGGACAAGTGATTATAGATGACGGGGCCGTACTGGCAGTCTCAGATGGGTTTACGGTTCAGAAGCCAAATTCAACGGTGTGTAAAGCAATTGATAATCAAGCATTTAAAACAAAGATGTTTCAAAGTCTGCTTCAATAA
- a CDS encoding aldehyde dehydrogenase, whose amino-acid sequence METFDSKSLNELLRMQKEFYHKGHTHSISFRIKQLIKLRAALHRYEDAIKEALYQDLGKGEFEAYVTEIGFIYHSIGYMMKNLRKWARPEAVKTPLHLQPSKSYILNEPYGTVLIIGPFNYPFQLLIEPLIGAIAGGNCVILKPSEHTPHLSSVIEKLLGETFHKSYIRVVQGGVEETSLLIHAPMDYIFFTGSPGVGKIVMEAAAKNLVPVTLELGGKSPVIVDSTANLDLAAKRIIWGKFLNAGQTCIAPDYVLVEEGVRDELVQKMKAVLLNFFGSSPLRSKDFGRIVNEKQFDRLVSILNKDRVHILHGGHYKREKLFIEPTLTEAVSWDNAVMKDELFGPILPIMTYKSLDKAIRMILEHQKPLALYLFTRNKRVERKVFAQVSFGGGCVNDTISHVANHHLPFGGVGNSGMGAYHGKYSFDLFTHKKSIMKKSTLLETGLTFPPYRNRLNLIKRILK is encoded by the coding sequence ATGGAAACATTTGATTCAAAAAGCTTAAATGAGCTCTTGCGCATGCAAAAAGAGTTCTATCATAAGGGCCATACCCATAGCATTTCCTTCCGAATCAAGCAGCTGATAAAGCTGAGAGCGGCCCTTCACCGATATGAGGATGCCATTAAAGAGGCATTGTATCAGGATTTGGGAAAAGGGGAGTTTGAAGCCTATGTAACGGAAATCGGATTTATTTACCACAGCATCGGCTATATGATGAAGAACCTTCGTAAATGGGCCAGGCCAGAAGCCGTAAAAACGCCCCTCCACCTTCAGCCTTCCAAAAGCTATATTTTAAATGAGCCATATGGAACCGTACTGATTATTGGACCATTTAACTATCCGTTTCAGCTCCTGATCGAACCGTTAATCGGCGCCATAGCAGGGGGAAACTGTGTTATCTTAAAGCCATCGGAGCATACCCCTCACCTGTCTTCCGTCATAGAAAAGCTTCTTGGTGAAACATTTCACAAGTCATACATTCGTGTGGTCCAGGGAGGCGTAGAGGAGACCTCACTACTCATTCATGCGCCTATGGATTATATCTTTTTTACCGGCAGCCCAGGCGTGGGGAAAATTGTCATGGAAGCGGCAGCTAAAAATCTGGTTCCAGTAACCCTGGAGCTTGGAGGAAAAAGTCCTGTCATTGTGGATTCCACGGCCAACTTAGACCTGGCTGCGAAACGAATTATCTGGGGGAAATTCTTAAACGCGGGACAGACCTGCATTGCGCCGGATTACGTTTTGGTAGAGGAAGGGGTAAGGGATGAGCTGGTTCAGAAGATGAAAGCCGTCCTTTTGAATTTCTTTGGCAGCTCCCCTTTAAGATCCAAAGATTTTGGCAGAATCGTAAATGAAAAGCAGTTTGACCGTCTTGTCTCCATTCTTAATAAGGACAGGGTCCATATTCTTCATGGGGGACATTATAAGAGGGAAAAGCTGTTTATTGAACCGACCCTGACAGAGGCGGTTTCCTGGGACAACGCTGTGATGAAGGACGAGCTATTCGGGCCGATTCTTCCCATTATGACCTACAAATCTCTGGATAAGGCAATCAGAATGATACTTGAACACCAAAAGCCATTAGCCCTTTATCTCTTTACCAGAAATAAACGGGTGGAACGGAAGGTATTTGCCCAGGTTTCCTTTGGCGGAGGTTGTGTCAATGATACCATTTCCCATGTGGCGAATCATCATCTTCCTTTTGGAGGAGTAGGAAATTCGGGAATGGGAGCTTATCATGGAAAATACAGCTTTGATTTATTTACCCATAAGAAAAGTATCATGAAGAAAAGCACTCTTCTGGAAACTGGTCTTACCTTTCCGCCGTATAGGAATAGGCTGAATCTGATTAAAAGGATATTAAAATAA
- a CDS encoding PRD domain-containing protein, producing the protein MKAIKKINNNVAICVDDNNKELIAFGKGIGFPSMPYQITDLGSISMTFYRMDKSYYKLLEEIPEEVFEVSALIVKRAQNTLDCRLNPNLLPGLADHINFALIRLKKFKKMKMLFSYDVEQLYPAETELGRYAVNLIQKKLLVKLPESEITNIAMHFVNAEEENINDSSKWDVELLIDGITNEIEKWFGVSIDRKGFNYNRFVMHLRYSLKRIEEKKQFEDDNGKLFEIMKEESPEIYKCSLKISSIIGDKLQEQITQDEILYLMIHISRILKNNTAN; encoded by the coding sequence ATGAAGGCGATTAAGAAGATCAACAACAATGTGGCAATATGTGTAGATGATAATAATAAAGAATTGATTGCCTTTGGAAAAGGGATTGGATTTCCCTCTATGCCCTACCAGATAACAGACCTTGGTTCCATTTCTATGACATTCTATCGGATGGATAAGAGCTACTATAAGCTCTTAGAAGAAATTCCGGAGGAAGTCTTCGAGGTGTCAGCCCTGATTGTAAAAAGGGCCCAGAATACCTTGGACTGCAGGCTGAATCCCAACCTGTTGCCGGGACTGGCTGATCATATTAATTTTGCATTGATTCGTTTAAAGAAATTTAAGAAGATGAAGATGTTGTTTTCCTACGATGTGGAACAGCTTTATCCGGCTGAAACAGAGCTTGGAAGGTATGCAGTGAACCTGATTCAAAAAAAGCTTCTGGTTAAATTACCGGAGAGTGAGATTACCAACATTGCAATGCATTTTGTCAATGCAGAAGAAGAGAACATAAACGATTCCTCAAAATGGGATGTGGAGTTGTTAATTGATGGGATCACCAATGAAATCGAGAAATGGTTCGGAGTATCCATTGATCGGAAAGGGTTCAATTACAATCGGTTTGTGATGCACCTTAGATATAGCCTGAAGCGGATTGAGGAGAAGAAGCAATTTGAGGATGATAACGGCAAACTTTTTGAAATCATGAAAGAAGAAAGCCCGGAAATCTATAAATGCTCTTTAAAGATAAGTTCCATCATAGGAGATAAGCTCCAGGAACAAATTACACAGGATGAGATTTTGTACCTGATGATACACATCAGCCGAATCTTGAAAAATAATACAGCGAATTAA
- a CDS encoding sugar phosphate isomerase/epimerase family protein has translation MLTIYDWFGYELPIKERYRLIKEAGFDGVLLWWSEDFGRNYYLDAPEMAREAGLFIENIHTPVQNQDHIWLDNLDGEALTDCYLKCISDCAEFKIPTMVVHLPDENKPYNQLGLGRIRRMAEKAERLEVNVALENLRNLSNLSYILKQVDSPRIGFCYDCGHHYHYYPDVDLLSMYGPRLMALHLHDDNGSHGMHGIPFDGSIDWAVAMKNIEKTGYQGPTAIESMGWDYEHLTAREYLHRAYESGKRLEAFRE, from the coding sequence ATGCTTACGATTTATGACTGGTTTGGCTATGAATTACCAATTAAAGAACGGTATCGGCTCATCAAGGAGGCTGGTTTTGACGGCGTTCTTTTATGGTGGAGTGAAGACTTTGGCAGGAATTATTACCTTGACGCACCAGAGATGGCCCGGGAAGCCGGTCTCTTTATAGAGAACATCCACACCCCGGTCCAAAATCAGGATCACATCTGGCTTGATAATCTGGACGGGGAAGCGTTGACGGACTGTTATTTAAAATGCATTTCAGATTGTGCAGAATTTAAGATTCCCACCATGGTGGTGCATCTGCCCGATGAGAATAAACCTTATAATCAGCTGGGACTGGGCCGGATTAGGAGAATGGCTGAGAAGGCAGAAAGGCTGGAGGTCAATGTGGCCCTTGAGAATTTACGGAACCTTTCGAATCTATCCTATATTCTAAAACAGGTGGATTCTCCCCGCATCGGATTTTGCTATGACTGCGGCCATCACTACCATTACTATCCGGATGTGGACTTGTTGTCCATGTATGGGCCGCGGTTAATGGCTCTTCATTTACATGACGATAATGGAAGCCATGGCATGCATGGGATACCCTTTGATGGCTCCATTGACTGGGCAGTTGCCATGAAAAATATAGAAAAGACCGGGTATCAAGGCCCCACAGCCATTGAGTCCATGGGTTGGGATTACGAACATTTAACCGCCAGAGAATATTTACATAGGGCTTATGAAAGCGGAAAACGGCTGGAGGCGTTCAGAGAATAA
- a CDS encoding PTS transporter subunit EIIC: protein MAKKERYEELSEKVLELIGGKDNISYFGHCMTRLRFNLKDTSIAHIDEIKKIDGVIGAQWSNEQLQIIIGQSVGDAYKLICKKAGLASEKTVEENLDDNKKKFSISAVLDGISGSLMPLIPALIGAGMLKVVIILGELLGFLTPDMPTHAVLSFASDAGFYFLPVFLGATAANKFKANMGLGMLLGAILIHPKMVSNVAEGVGMSIFGLPVYAASYASTIFPVIMAVFVMSYVEKFFRKISSDSVKTIVVPLGTIIVMLPLTLCLIGPAGSFLGVYLAKGIMFLYNTTGFFGVALLAAVYPLLVITGMHGALFPYMMQSFASFGYEPIVCAAAVIANINQGAAAAAVAIRCKDKRTKSTAASSTITAIIGGVTEPAMFGVNLRLKKPLYAVIIGNFCGAAFAGLMKVYAYALSGSAGIFGVPGFIGPNALNVVYMGISLLIGVVVTFIVTLFLYKGESIY, encoded by the coding sequence ATGGCAAAAAAAGAAAGATATGAAGAGCTTTCAGAAAAAGTACTGGAGCTCATCGGCGGTAAAGATAATATCAGTTACTTTGGTCATTGCATGACACGTTTAAGATTTAATTTAAAGGACACCAGCATTGCCCATATAGACGAAATTAAGAAAATAGACGGAGTCATAGGAGCTCAATGGTCCAACGAACAATTACAGATTATCATCGGACAATCTGTTGGTGATGCGTATAAGCTGATCTGTAAAAAGGCAGGTCTGGCTTCTGAAAAAACAGTAGAGGAAAATTTAGATGACAATAAGAAAAAGTTTAGTATAAGTGCAGTTTTAGACGGCATTTCAGGAAGCTTAATGCCGTTGATACCAGCCCTCATTGGCGCAGGTATGTTAAAGGTGGTTATCATACTGGGCGAACTTCTTGGATTTTTGACCCCGGATATGCCGACACACGCGGTTCTATCCTTTGCATCAGATGCAGGATTTTATTTCCTTCCAGTCTTTTTAGGTGCTACCGCAGCCAATAAGTTTAAGGCCAATATGGGGCTTGGTATGCTGCTTGGAGCAATTTTAATTCACCCCAAAATGGTTTCCAATGTAGCAGAAGGGGTAGGAATGTCCATCTTTGGTCTTCCGGTTTACGCTGCCTCCTATGCAAGCACTATTTTCCCGGTCATCATGGCAGTATTTGTTATGTCCTATGTGGAAAAGTTTTTTAGAAAGATTTCAAGTGACTCCGTAAAGACGATTGTAGTGCCGCTGGGTACCATTATAGTTATGCTTCCATTGACCTTATGTCTCATTGGACCAGCAGGTTCCTTTTTAGGAGTTTATTTAGCAAAGGGAATTATGTTCTTATATAATACCACTGGTTTCTTTGGTGTGGCATTGCTGGCGGCTGTATATCCGCTGTTAGTAATTACAGGTATGCACGGAGCCTTATTCCCATATATGATGCAGTCCTTTGCGTCCTTTGGATACGAGCCGATTGTCTGTGCAGCAGCTGTTATCGCTAATATCAATCAGGGGGCAGCAGCCGCAGCCGTAGCAATAAGATGTAAAGACAAAAGGACTAAATCAACGGCAGCCTCCAGTACCATCACAGCCATCATCGGCGGAGTGACAGAGCCGGCCATGTTTGGTGTGAACTTAAGACTAAAGAAGCCACTGTATGCCGTTATCATTGGAAACTTCTGCGGAGCTGCTTTTGCAGGACTTATGAAGGTATATGCCTATGCGTTATCCGGAAGTGCAGGAATCTTTGGCGTTCCAGGGTTCATAGGACCCAATGCCTTAAATGTTGTCTATATGGGCATCAGCCTTTTAATCGGCGTTGTGGTAACATTTATAGTAACACTGTTTCTGTACAAAGGCGAAAGTATTTACTAA